The genomic DNA GTCACCATGAGAGCTGGACAGCAGTGAAACATttgcagctgcctgctgctgctctttgtGGAAACATGTTGAAGGATATCAACACTATCACATTTGACTGAAAGTTGCTGCAGCTCTCTGGGATGAACTTGCAGGAAAAATGTGAATGTCGTCGAAGAcaggaaaatgttgaaaattttaaaaatgtttaaataaaattattgtTTGGATTGCCttttgatttgtatttgttattctgAAGTATACCTTATTAGTAGTACAATATTAGTAGCTGGagattattatataatattatttataatagtAATGATCAATAATATAGTAATAATTAACAGTAAtgtatcaatattaataaaactacatattacagtacaatagcatcaaattacaaaataccataaaaatacagtaaaatactgttttgtacttttacagtattgttatatatactgtaaattgcaTTACAGTACAGCTGCAGTAGTTTGCTGTAAAATCGATTTACAATAATTTACTGGCAACCGTGCTGCCtgtaatttactgtaaatatacaaaGAAATTGTTTACAGTGTacctaaaataaaagtaaagcactgtaactgAACACATCAGTGCCTAGAAGATcaaatctgagcagcagttgctggttgtatttagcctctacagagctccgggacgccggctgcaagcggcagttgtttagccgccaacaggtgactgtgagccggctacaggtctgtagtttggttaggtttagacaccaaaactactccAACTCACCAGAACTCTCCATCGTCAGCTGAGTGATCCagcttcctcttctcctccgGCTCAACTCCATCCCATTCCTTCgaactgacagacagacagaaacatcagagagacagacaggcagacagaaacatcagagagacagacaggcagacagacagatagacggaCAGTCTCACTCGTCGCTCCAGGCTCCGGTCCACTCCACCTGTCCCCAGGGGTTTCTGATTCTCAGCAGCTCCACCACAGAACCAACATGATGAACCTGCAGGACAGAAGCATCGCTGGTCAGTCTGCTGCAGGAACCAAGCTACATTTTCAGGGTAAAGTCGGACAGCCGACATTTGCCTTtacccctctccttctctctccgtTTCtgttcttaaagcaacactatgtaaccttgcccgcttcggtccccctacaggctggaagcagaattgtccattacattacattatgcaagtttgccagatcaggtagcggatctgtagttcaaatgaagtggacaatgtaatgtaatggacaattctgcttccagcctgtagggggactgaagcggTCACGTTAACAGTTAAcatcatttaatattggatgaggAGTTTTCTTTAGCGGGTACAactgttccaccaaaacaagttccttcctgagactatttagcagagccaccgtcactgaGTCTGGAGCTCAGCGCCAAgactgttgtgattggtttaaagaaatgtaaacactCATAGCATCAGACCCGTTATTTAAAACAGAGCTGGAAGTATTTGTGGTTCGTTGGTCtaggggtatgattctcgctTTGGGTGCGAGAGGTCCCGGGTTTAAGTCCCTTCCTTAagctttgtgttgtcttcgttcttatgggtttctttttaactacctaatattaattacccaaaaataacatggatggatgATCCCATACAACGCACTTCGCGAGTACAACAAAAGATCAGATCGcaatttcattgaattttgggtgttttattaaattgtttgaattttttagcatttgataaaaaaattgaaatgtttCGGAACAGTATCCTCGCTGAACGTTACCCTACGTATcattagtctaaataattcataatttctgcttcttTAACAAGGTTATTAATcaaccatgaattccaaaaacaaGTGTAAACTGCAGTGGTAGTAGTTGGTGTTGGTGGTTTATagatggtagtgaaaagaagcacGAAACGTCAACCGAGaccaaaacatcagaaaaagtgtgaTTTTcccagaagacaacacaagggtcaaAATGATTCTGTTAGTAGAAATCTACTTTGCCTTCTACTCAAAAGCTGCCGGCCAgttctccatcgtttacacagAGTGATGTCATGAAGTGGAATATGTATGACGcgccaattcatatgccattaTTGCCGTGTTATCAAAACGCATActtgctttttagcgtgtttatcatcgccgtttggcctccattgacttacattaccttgcaatTGCTTGTGAATTTAccccgtagcgagtagtatgaaagggcgataatctgcgtagggaggttggtcgggggggaggatgggtcaaacaacacaggactttcacccagtattccttcgtgtcccgcgtgtcacgtttcctaaactcaaccgtcgctttcttcttttactaaagccaACCCGTCCATTGTATACGCCGCTCAAAATacatacagataacacgccacttggcttaagtgtgtttacgtgaagtcatgatgtcatgttggtcTACAAATCAACAGAAACATCAAACCGCCTCCTGTTCCTGTGAACTCTCAGTCATTTcaagggatgcaccgaatccaggattgggCTTCTGATtcagctgaatattgggctttttgacggagttgggtttctgccgaaccatagagttttttccaccgaaccgaaccctacgcttgcactacgcgcgctacACTGGTcgacgtaggtggagcttcaatgcagcaggctgagaggaagtggaaatggaactggtgagcagaaaaagtgttgtttggcagtactttcagtcaaaagaaggccattcaagtccagctacatgttcaatctgcaatgctgattagtctggtggtggcgaggaccctaaacaatacacaacatcaccgctgttacaacatctggtatgaaacatctggaagaatacgaacAACTTACATACAACAACACTGCAGCAACATTACATACAttgatgtgtttactgtgttaatggactgaggatgggagcaGGATTCGTtattcggattcggcagaatcatttttttctttgattattttttgggcatttttaggcctttaatgaCAGGATAGCTGaataaatgaaaggggagagagaggggtgaatgacatgcagcaaagggccgcaggtcagagtcgaatccaggcccgctgcgtcgaggagtaaacctctatatatgggcgcccgctctaccagctgagaTATCCGGGTGCcccggattcggcagaatctaaccagtggattcggtattcggccgaaccccctaaaaatctggattcggagCATACCTAGTCATTCCCAGAATGCCTCACCTGCTCTGCTGCAGTGATGGAGTAGGCGTGTCCTTTCACCAGCTTCTGACTGGTGATGGCCTCCGTGTCATAGGCGCTGGAGAtctgagaaacacagaaacatgaaaCATAAATCCTGACGCAGCTTCACACGTCTTTAACGTGACGGACTGACCCTGGATAggtctgtttttaaatgtctgagTGTTTACGTCGATGGAGCAGCCGAGCAGCGAGCCGCGCGTCAGCGCCTTCCTCATGATGTTGAACAGGAAGGGCGGAGCTTTCATCAAGTCATAGCTCTCTGCGATTCCTCCGGTGAAATCCTCGAAACCCTCGTTGCTCGAACCTCCGGTCAGAGCCTCGTACGAGCTGTTCACCCTGCAGGGAATAAACGGGACGCTACGCTAACTCACCAACACAATACTGTTGTTTCAGAGTGAAGAGGAATTTTATTTAAGGTAACaaactcatatacacacacacacacacacacacacacacacacacacacacacacacacacacacacacacacacacacacacacacacacacacacacacacacacacacacacacacacacacacaggcacagacacacacacacacacacacaggcacagatgcacacacagacacacacacacacacacacacacgcacgcacacacacacacacacacacacacacacacacacacacacacacacacacacacacacacacacacacacacacacacacacacacgcacgcacgcacacacacacacacagacacacacagacacacacacacaaatagacacacaggcacagatgcacacacacacacacacagagacacacacacacacacacacacacacacacacacacacacagacacacacgagacacacacacacacacagacacacacacacacacacacacacacacacacacacacacgcagacacagacgcacacacacacacacacacacacacacacagacacacacacacagacacacacacacacacacacacacacacacacacacacacacacacacacacacacacacacacacacacacacacacacacacacacacacacacacacacacacacacacacacacacacacacacacacacacacaggcacagatgcacacacagacacacacacacacacacacacaggcacacacacacacacacacacacacacacacacacaggcacagacacacacacacacacacacacacacacacacacacacacacaggcacagatgcacacacacacacagacacacacaaagactgtACATGTAGAAAGATATATCGCTCggtcaaatggatctgtacTGTAAGGGAAGAACTGAAGgtgttttttgttgctttttgccACGTTTTTGTCGCCATTTCTGTCATCTCTCTTCATGTTCAGACTGAGAGAGGAAGTGAAGGTGATGTTTGCTCTGTAGGCGTTACACCTTCACTTCTTCAGAATAAAGAGCTGACTGTTTGTTTTCCAGGCCGGCCGAGTCAAATGTTTACCAAGCACGCCCTGTtaatcacacagagacacacacacacacacacacacacacacacacacagagacacacacagacacacacacacacacacacacacacacacacacacacacacacacacacacacacacacacacacacacacacacacacacacacacacacacacacacacacagacacacacacacacacacacacacagacacacacacacacacacacacacacacacacacacaaacacacacacaggcacagacgcacacacacacacatacagacacacaaatagacacacagacacacacaaagtctgTACATGTAGAAAGATATATTTCTACATGTACAGACTaacggtacagatccatttgtccgacacgactgacgcgtggtgtcgcgacgtcatacatccatggttgatgctccacgcccctgactggcagctgattggatgaacgcctGACGTGGGCTTGGCTTCTCGAGAATTTCAACAGTGTCATGGCTCGTTGAGAATCCGATCTCATATTacactaaaatagttcactgaaacgtgtttctgaaaacgtgAAGAGAgcaacaggccgtgcagctgctgactctgtcttcatttcagatcaaaggtcagtttaacagattttcGACAGAAGCGTCGCTCGGTCAAATGGATCTGTTCTGTAAGGGAAGAACTGACATTCCTGTCTGCATTCAAAGTCAGCTGAGGTGAAAACGTTTCAGTCACAAACAAATCCTTCAATAGATCATGATTACATTCAGACACGTGTAAACCAAAGTTCagtcacaaaaacacaaactttagtCCGTCTCCTCAGCTCTTTTAGCCGAGTGCTGAAGGATCTGCAGCGTAAAGGGATTTTAGTGTCAACAACCAAACAGGTTAAACATTCAAATAATGCTGCTACTAGAAATACGCCTGAGGCAAACTTCCATCTCGGGCCTTCATCTCatgcaaaatgctgctgctcgcttttcAACAAACGCCTCCAGGCATGCACGCATTACACCCGTTAAAGGAGCGTGTAGTTGTGTGGATGAAGGGTTAGGGTTGGTAAAAGTGTTCATCACTGAACCCTCCTGATGTCCTcgtgtcaaatttgacccatttttcaaaaagtttctatatcagaaatttgggttttcttttaaacaaattgtcgtaaaagtaaagtaacaaaagtaaCGTGGATTGTTCACTCCAACTCTCTTCacaagtgaaataaataatcagttcactactttcattgaatttgggtgttttagtcaattttataacatttgaagaagaaataaattaataaaagaacttgaaaaaagtgacaaaaatgtcaaaaaaaacaaagtttaaaaaatttgggaaaaaaacagaaaaacttcaaaaaaaaaagttaacaaacgttgaaaaaagtgacaaatcaTCGGGAAAGccacaaaagtgttgaaaaagacgaccaaaacgttgataacggtttttcatttaaaatttgaACTGCTaaaagttgcaggtcgacgggacgacaacacgagggttaacaTGATGAAGAGTCAGAGGATCATCCTCAGGGGATCAGGAACGCAGAACCAATTTGTTGCCCTACGCAAGATTCTAGCTATTTTTGTCTCTTCTTCCggcatttttgttgctttttcaacattttttgttaattttcttAACGGTTTTGTTGCTTTGTTGATAGTTTTGACGCTTGCTTCaccgttttttgtcactttttcaaaggTTTTTTACACTATTTTCCtcctttattggcattttttcttACTGTTAACTTGTTTTTACTTATCTGGACTGCGGGCGCTCCGAGCGTTTGCCTATCCTGCCTATAATACCACTGTGGCCGCCCCGAGCGTTTGCCTATCCTGCCTATAATACCACTGTGGGCCGCCCCGAGCGTTTGCCTATCCTGCCTATAATACCACTGTGGGCCGCCCTGGctgaaggggggggggtcttACTTTGCGTAGGCTTTCTCCAGTAGAGCGCTCCAGAACTCGTCTCCCTCCGCTGAGTGGACGAACAGCAGCTTCCCGTCTCTGGTTGGCAGCCGGTCGTCCACGACAACATCCACCCACTCCCCGTACTGCCACAGctgcacacacaacaacacatgatgtcacttcctgtggAGGCGGGACAAAAAAAACTCACCctaaaaattttttttctcaaagctaaaaaaaaacagctttatgTAAAGAGTTGTTAACAGTGTTACAGGCAGACAGTCATTCAGAGATAAACAGAGATGTTAATGATCAgagtatataaatgtaatgtttagcGGTACGTCAGTGTTTAACCATAGACAATCAAATGAATGGATGAAGCGACACCGTTAGACTTgtacggagaccagtgaaggatattagaagatATTAGAAGATATTAGAAGATATTAGAAGATATTAGAAGATATTAGAAGATATTAGAagatattagaagctctttcccggtgatggctgagcgttactgagcagcctccaactgagcttgaagacgtagatgtgacgtgagcaacctgtctgaaagttggaagtcttctggtagctgtgccaagagaaatctcaatcattcccaatctagcagagacggagagcgtaggtatatgtaaggagataacatagacacaggctcattattgatcactaaaatgatagttaacattagtcattacacttaaacagctgatggaagtccaaactgcctgagagcttctcctgtactatacggtaattcacAACGAGTGTTAGACGGAGCCCCCGAAGAGATGCATCTTTCAAATcctgctagcttttcaacattaccaatcCTGCCTTTAATTTGGGTTTTGgtttttttcagcttttatCCAGTCTAACTTGATCTTAATCTGTCTGATTTGCCCCAGTAACTTACTGTATATTTCTCAATATGCAGACTCTGGAGACATGAGTATTATAAATGGTTGTTGGAGCTGATGAGGTACAGGTCTGTACTTTACGCATAAccattttattctattctttatttctacttcactacatttcagagtatGTGACGGTGTCGCGCGCAAGTGTACCCAAAGATTAATCAACTCCATAGAGACATTTTTCGATACTGGATACTAAGGATTTCTGTCGGTGTCTAAAAAGAATCCAAGTTAAGACTGACTTGATTCTTCTGACAGAGTTTATCCTCCACGTCTCTAAATATGAGGCTGCTGGAAACCTCTAAACGGCCGATATGAAACCCAGACATTTTGTTTCCTATCAACTTTTATGATTGAAATATCATCTGCAGCCCTAGTGGAAGAAATAAAGCTTGGTTGCTAAAAGAtttgttatgtttaaatatgcaaatgagactCTCTTTCATAGGAAAAGACATTTCTGGTAGTCTACGGAGGAAAACAAAGCCTGTTACTCAGTTTTGAAGCGGGACCTTGATGCTAATCATCACTGCAGAGAGATGAAGGTGTGTGTGACCTGGAAGTGGAAGATGCCGGCGTACTGTGAGCTGAAGCTCTGTCCAGGAGGAACCACTCTGCTCAGAATCTGAGGGTCCAGAGTCAGAGAGGCGAGCGCCGCCAGCAGCCAGCAGTCgcctgcagacacagagcagggcACGTTAACACCcctgcagacacagagcagggcACGTTAACACCcctgcagacacagagcagggcACGTTAACAAgcctgcagacacagagcacGGCACGTTAACACGTCTGCAAACACAGAGCAGGGCACGTTAACAAGCCTACAGACACAGAGCAGGGCACGTTAACAAGCCTACAAACACAGAGCAGGGCACGTTAACAAGCCTACAAACACAGAGCagggcttttgtgtgtgtgtgtgtgtgtgtgtgcatgtgtgtgcgtgtgtgtgtttggttgtgtgtgtttgtgtgtgtgctgtgggagtgcatgcgtctgtgtgtgtgtgtgtgtgtgtgtgtgtgcgtgcgtgtgtgtctgtgcgtgcgtgcgtgcgtgcatgcgtgtgtgtgtgtgcatgtgtgtgcgtgtgtgtgtttgtctgtgtgtgtgtgtgtgtgtgtgtgttgtgtgtgtgggtgtgtgtctatgtgtctgtgtgcgtgtgtgtgtgtgtgtgtgtgtgtgtgtctgtgtgtgtgtgtgtgtgtgtgtgtctctgtgtgtgtgtgtgtgtgtgtgtgtgtgtgtgtgtgtgtgtgtgtgtgtgtgtgtgtgtgtgtgtgtgtgcttgtgtgtgtgtgtgtgtgtctctgtgtgtgagtgtgcgtgtctgtgtgtgtgtgtgtctgtgtgtgtgtgtgtgtgtgtgtgtgtgtgtgtgtgtgtgtgtgtgtgtgtgtgtgtgtgtgtgtgtgtgtctgtgtgtgtgtgtgtgtgtgtgtgtgtgtgtgtgtgtgtgtgtgtgttacccaaTTCTCCCTGACAGATGTCCGTTCTCTTCGCTCCGTCGATAATAAACTGAGGATTAGAACACAGCTCCTGATTGGACGAGACATGATTAATGATTACACACCAGATCAGAAGTTAGTCATTTTGGACTTTGTTTTAAGTAAATAACGAGCTGTCCGTGGTGCCTGAGCTCACCGTGGGGCGTTTCCACTCCACGCCTTTGGTTTTGGAGGAGTAGCGTCCCAGCTGGTTGTACCCCAGCGAGTCCCATCCTGCGGGGAAGGTCGGGTCACAGAACAGCGAGCCGGTCTGCAGACACTCGCTCTGCAGCTGCTTAAAGCTCTGCTGGTTGAAGGGGACAGCGTTGTCCCGGCAACCGGCGCCATCTTCCTCCCGGGCCTTCCTCCGGGCCAGCTCTGCTGCCGTGTTCGCCATCCGGAGAGTCTAAACAGAGATTACAGAAAGATTATAGAGTCTAAAGAGTATAGAGAGTCTACGGAGAATCTTCAGAGTTTAGGGGAATCTGCTGAGATTCAGCCAGAGCTGCTGAGATCTTACCGAGATTTGGCGCTGAAAGTCGGCGTTAAAACGTCGGCTGTAGTTGCCTAAATGTTGTTGACCGTGTGCTGCTGTCTGGCTGAGGTGTGAGGTgacctgtgtgagtgtgtcaggTATAAAGCTGGTCAGGTGTGAAGGGGCGGAGCTTCAGAGTGATATCAGAATCATTATCTGAATTATTGAGAAAGCAAACAGTCTGATTAAGACAGCGGGGTGTttacacacctgaaacacacctgaaacTCTGCAGCAGCTGGTAACCATGGTGATGCAGCCTGCAGCATGGCAGGTGAGGTGGCCGGTAGCTCCCGATTAACAGCcgtgcgagctgtagttccaatgagacaacctgtaggggactgaagagggaaaagttacatagtatgcctttattacaaagaaaacaacagaaataccaaaataacacacacacacacacacacacacacacacacacacacacacacacacacacatacacatacatatacacatagacagacacacagacacacacacaaacacaaggacAGTATGTCAGAGGTTACAGATAAAAGGATATATATTTACACGTTCATGCATgcatggcatcccattcttcaaccagcatttgtcgcaagtcagccaacgtggttgtgttggtcactctggcaccaacagcacgcccaagctgatcccacaagtgttgaacggggttgaggtcaggactgctggttgaagaatgggatgccatcccccAGCagtgtgagaccaggctggtgaccagcgtgaggaggagggatgttgtggctgtgtatggttcttccacacgctactgaagCTCCTGTTggtgaaatgaatcaattgttcaattgccaatatgtcttgtttcttcaaacttcaatcatccaatccaccaaacaccaaacaagtCATTTCATGGTGCAACCcccatactcagcgctgctgctcatcccactaatgcatgttccttacaaatggtgaagggaactaaacaggctttccaacggtataacaTTTATTCCCAAAAAGCATgtttaccacagagaaataatctaccaaagaCACATGTCCTTACTTGTGCCAAGTTCATTTTCGTGATGCCATcatgaactgccgtgagactgggttggtgttacgtcaacccgttctcactcccgcttggtcagtggctctcagtgtcACATACTGACGCAACGTCTGGCacatgggactgctgtgattggttcaagTCAGAAAACTCCGGTAAAGTtgtggtgattggtcaaaattgctgattggttgaatttgtgtGAATTGTTGCAATAGCGACAttgtgaaatcctggagggacagATTTAGCCTCTCTCACTATCACTGCTCAACACATCTTCTACCTTTATCTTAGTGTTTTCTCATTTGAGTGTTTTGTTTGCATACTTACACGTGGTGCAAGAATAGCAGGACTCTGGAAGTGTACATGGTGCTGCCTTACAGCAAACGTCACTGTGGTGCTGCCAGTAATatgtgaaataaataattacagtgctttacttttcatatATGTAGAAACAGATCTTTAGGACAGCATGTCATTTGCTACTGCTACTCAGTGCTAGGCCTACGTAATcacagtttctttgtttaaccgcaattaattgctgaCATAAATTGGTCAGGTTTTACCGTCCGACCTTGTCTGTCATTACTGTTTACTTTACGTACATACTCCAATCCCAACCAAGTTAGTTAAAGTTGTGTTTAGCCCATATGCAGTTattcattattacattattaaatataatttcattAACAGTATAATAATTATTAACTAAAGTTTAACTAATGATgttattgactgctgctgtgttgtgtctccttctctccatcAGATTCCTGTGAACTCACACTGGACATGAACACAATGAACGGAGAActcaaactgtctgacaacaacaggaaggtAACATGGGTGGATGAGGATCAGCCATATCCTGATCATCCAGAGAGGTTTGACCGCTGGTGTCCTCAGCTGCTGTGTAGAGATGTTCTGACTGGtcgctgttactgggaggtcgAGATGAGAGGAGATGTCCGTGTAGCAGTGAGTTACAGAGGAATCAACAGGAGTGGAGACAGTGAAGACTGTTGGTTTGGATGTAATAATTTGTCCTGGAGTCTGTTCTGCTCTGATGGTTGTTACTCTGTCTGGCACAATCACAAAAGAACTGACCTCCCTTTTTCCTCCTCTGACGCTGGTagagtagcagtgtatgtggactgtcctgctggctctctgtccttctactcagtctcctctgactcactgatccacctccacaccttcaacaccacattcactgAACCTCTTTATCCTGGGTTTGGGTTCTGGTCAGATGGTTGCTCAAtgtctctgtgttctctgaAGGAGGAGACAACTTCCTGTCCTGTGGTTTAAATGTTGGTGGAGGACGAGACTTCACTTTGTCTCACTGATTGTGTCTTTAATGTCAGAAatgttcttcttctttagtaATGTTGAAATGATCTCCTCAGGGATGAAAACTAGTTGTGTATAAACTGTGATTTTCACTGTAATCATGTTTTATTGGAGCAGCTTCAGCTGTTAGTGATTTATTTCCATAAaggtttaaacataaaaaagacttcttctccgggaaccatcaccttatcgtggtggagaggtttgtgtgtccctatgaacctgagggctgtgttgtctggagctttgtgctcctggtagggtctcccaaggcaaagtggtctcaggtgaggggccagacaaagaatggttaaaaaatcctatgaaaaatcgaggaagggatgaagtgaccctgcccggaggaagcccggggcccccgtttggagccaggcccagatggagggctcgtcagcgagcgtctggtggccgggtttgccacggagcccggtcgggcacagcccgaaaaagctacgtggcggacatccctccatcccatgggcccaccacctgtgggaggaaccgctggggtcgggtgcgctgccacatgggtggcagtgaaggtcaggggcctcgacggaccagacccgggcagcagaggctggctctgggggacgtggaatgtcacctctctgtgggggaaggagccggaacttgtgcgggaggtggagcgctaccggttagatctggtggggcttacctctacgcacagtcttggttctggaaccatactcctggataggggttggactctttttcttctccggagttgcccagggtgtgaggcgccgggcgggtgtggggatactcacaagcccccggctgagtgccgctacgttggagtttaacccggtggacgagagggtcgcctccctacgcctgcgggttgtgggggggaaaactctgactgttgtttgtgcatatgcaccaaacaagaggtcagagtattcggccttcttggagaccttgagtggagtcctgcatggggctccagtcggggactccatagttctgctggggggacttcaacgcgacgtgggtaatgatggagacacatggagaggcgtgattgggaggaatggcctccctgatctaaaccagagtggttgtttgttgttggacttctgtgctagtcatggattgtctataacgaacaccatgttcgaacatagggatgctcataagtgtacttggtaccagagcaccctaggccaaaggtcaatgatcgattttataatcatttcatctgatctgaggccgtatgttttg from Sander vitreus isolate 19-12246 chromosome 2, sanVit1, whole genome shotgun sequence includes the following:
- the LOC144531405 gene encoding calpain-2 catalytic subunit-like, translating into MLQAASPWLPAAAEFQVTSHLSQTAAHGQQHLGNYSRRFNADFQRQISTLRMANTAAELARRKAREEDGAGCRDNAVPFNQQSFKQLQSECLQTGSLFCDPTFPAGWDSLGYNQLGRYSSKTKGVEWKRPTELCSNPQFIIDGAKRTDICQGELGDCWLLAALASLTLDPQILSRVVPPGQSFSSQYAGIFHFQLWQYGEWVDVVVDDRLPTRDGKLLFVHSAEGDEFWSALLEKAYAKVNSSYEALTGGSSNEGFEDFTGGIAESYDLMKAPPFLFNIMRKALTRGSLLGCSIDISSAYDTEAITSQKLVKGHAYSITAAEQVHHVGSVVELLRIRNPWGQVEWTGAWSDDSKEWDGVEPEEKRKLDHSADDGEFWMSYSDFLRKFSRLDICNLTPDTLTSETAGRWSYAEFDGAWRVGSTAGGCRNYPATFCSDPQFFIRLEDVDDEPHDGEDGCTVLIGLMQKDARRERRFGRDLNTIGFSIYQVPDGFKGGSGVRLGPDVLLRAAPVARSQNFINLREVSERFKLPPGEYAVIPSTFEPHRAGSFILRVFTEKHAHSSPMEEELTADIQEPDVGQSDVDPHFKHLFVQISGTDSEISAFELQQVLDRVVSQRSDVKTDGFSLETCRSIISLLDTDGSSKLGLLEFHHLWMKIQKYLEIFKSHDSDASGTMSSHEMRAALAEAGFQVNSSVIDEIINRYADTSFAIDFDCFVGCLIRLELLFKMFRTLDQKKEGRIQLDLQQWLCLAIN
- the LOC144530767 gene encoding stonustoxin subunit beta-like, translating into MADSCELTLDMNTMNGELKLSDNNRKVTWVDEDQPYPDHPERFDRWCPQLLCRDVLTGRCYWEVEMRGDVRVAVSYRGINRSGDSEDCWFGCNNLSWSLFCSDGCYSVWHNHKRTDLPFSSSDAGRVAVYVDCPAGSLSFYSVSSDSLIHLHTFNTTFTEPLYPGFGFWSDGCSMSLCSLKEETTSCPVV